The genomic DNA CCACCCCAAAAACGATCATAACGATCGTAGCTCACTGAGATGTAGGTACGTCAAAACGAACATTCTGTCCGACGAGGCTTTCGACCATGTTTCCAGTGTTGGAGTACAATTTGCTGAGGCAGAAGACGCTGGTCAATGTCTGCTGAGAATCCTCGGTGATAAAAGCATCAATGGACACTCGATCTTTGTCTCCGGGAGGAAATGGACTAGCAAAGGATACATGGATCTGGATCTGGATGATTATCTGGGCAATTCATTTGTAAATGAGATCCAAGAGGACCAGGTGAAATCGGCACCTGTTTCTCTGGGATTGTTTGTTTGAACCATGCAATGCGTCGAGACTGTGTTAGGTTATGCGAGACCACTAGATTGATTACTTTCTACACAGGCAACCGCAAAAATGAGTAACAGAGTAAGGGTGTGATTCTTGGCAGATGACAGGCAAAGAGCCGCCGAGATGACAACCCGTTCCATGGCTAGAACAAGTCCCACTTATGCAAGATGCTTATTCCACTAACCTAACCTGGAATGGTGGCGGATGACTATCAACACGGAATCCGGGGGTAACGGTCTGTAGCTACATTCTTGGTATGAGGATTTTTATCGGGCCAAGCATCCAAACTCCGATGCATGCGCTAGTTAATGCAAGTGGATGACAGGATGCCCTATCTACCACGCAAGCTATTCTTGGCATCAATACAATGCAGTATTGTCAAGAAGCCTGGGAGATATCGCATGGTTATAAATTGTTCCTTCCTACGAAGTCTGAGCAGATTCAATCATCACTTCTACTTGCTCAATTTGCTGCGCTGCCCGACATGGCCCTCACCAACGCAACCGCCATAAATGCCACAATGCGCGCCGTCGTCTGGCAAGGAAACCCCTACAACGTCGGCGTCGTCGACCTCCCCAGGCCCACCATTATCAACCAAACCGATGCCATCGTTCAGATATCGAGAGCAGCGATCTGTGGCTCTGACCTGCACATTTACCGAGGGACGAACGAGGGGATGCCGGCTCCGTTCGGCCTCGGCCATGAGGGTGTTGGGTATGTGTCTGAGGTCGGGGCTGGGGTTAGCTCGCTTAGCGTTGGAGATCCGGTTATTGTTCCGTTTACGGTTGATGAGGGACATTTGCATACTGGTCTTACGACGCAGATGTATGGTGGGTATGGGAATGGGGGTGATTTGGGTGGGACGCAGGGTACGTGTTTGCAGAAGTGGTCATTGCGTCTGGCATAAACTGACAGTTATAAAAATTCTCCAGCCGAGTACTTGCGGGTCCCATTCGCAGACAATGGTCTGATCCCAATCCCTTCTCTCGAGTACATCAACACAACTACAAACGAATCTGTCTCCCTGATCAACGACTATGTCATGCTCTCTGATATCTTTGCCACCGGCTGGGCCTCTCTCGACTATTCCGGCTTCCAAGCCGGCGACACCGTGGCGGTCTTTGGTGCCGGTCCCGTTGGCCTGATGGCCGCATACTCAGCTATCTTGCGAGGCGCGTCGAACGTATACAGTGTCGACTATGTCCCCGAGCGCCTGCAACTCGCTGAATCCATTGGCGCAATCCCCATAAACTTCCGAGACGCCGAACCTGTGCAGCAAATCCTAGCACTCGAGCCGAACGGCGTCGCCCGCAGCGTCGACGCAGTCGGATACGAGCAAGTCAACCGGAACCTGACAGTTCAATCGGATGTAATTATCCGGAACATGCTGGCTGTGACGTCTACCGGTGGCGGCTTGGGTACTGTGGGTGTTTATAACCGGGAATCTAACAGTACGGCAACTGCTCCTCGTGCTTCCACTGTGAATACTCATGTGGATTTTTCTCTTGctgatttcttttttggggAATTCACTTGGGGCGCTGGGCCTTCGAATCCGATTGATCTTGCTCCGGAACTTGTTCGGCTTGTTGCGTCGGGGAAGGCGAGGCCAGGTTTTATCGTCAGCGATGTCATTAATATAGAAGACGCGCCGGATGCATATGCTAGGTTTGAGAGACATGATGCTACCAAGGTGGTGATAGCGTTTGATTAGTAGACTTCGAAAGAGAGGGTGATTGGATCGAGACACATTTTGGGGTTGGTTTCGCGAATCTGAATGATGCAGAAGCTCATAGTGTGGATAGCATCACATATATTGTTCCCTTGCCGCATTTTTACTTCTCTCCAAAGAAAACGTCTGGGCAACCATGATACTCATGACGCACCAGCCAAAGTCGACATAGCAGTCCCAATACCCAACCGATGTTCCCCACGTACACCTTCGCCTACAGCTCCTTGAGGCAATTGAGGCCTCTCACCAGCTGCTCCCAGAAAACGATGAGCGCCTTGGTCCCCGCCAACACATTGATTAAGCGTTATATTCTCTTCTGCCTGTGCCAACTCACTCTTATGGATAGATTCAGACGGTAGCAGAACGGAACGGTCTAGTGCATATGGTAGCCCGCGATGACGGCCGCGGATTTGCATGGCGATAATTACTAATTTTGAAATTGTCTGAAAGTGCCCCACGAACGAGGTATTCCCTGTAGAATATCCAAGTGACAGTCCGATAGTGCCGTATGCAGAGACGATCTCGAAAAAGACAGCGAAGATGTTAAACGAGGGTAGTTTGGAAATAGACAATCGACCGCCTTCCACAATGGCTATGACGaaaaggccaaggaagaTGTACCACAAGTCAGAGCCTAATTGTCTCCGCAAATGGATACCGACAAAGCTTGGTTGCTTGGTGTTCCGTTCTTGTTCATGGTCGTCTGCACTGGAATAGACCCCGACACTTCGTTCTTCGTACACGTTGGTACGACGCACCGAGATGGCGATTGGAAAGACAGATATGTACATCAGAACCAAGTAGCAGACGAGAGTGCCTGGGTGTATATTGGAGAGATCAGTGATGGAGAAGCCTGCAGTCCGTGTTGAACATGCTTGAAATAAAGAATCAACGAAGCGAGTGCCTGGTGACATGGCCTTGATGTCAGGATTGTCCAACTTGTGGTAGATTGAAAGTCAGCGTATGTGGGCACAATAAAATTCGTAAGGCATTACTTACATTGAGCACGAGAAGTACTACCATATTCACGACATTGAGAGCGATGACAGTAGCAAAGAGCCACCAGGTGGCTTTTTGTGGGAAAAGTAGGGTGAAGCACCGTCGAGGATGGTCGAGCAAAAAGCGTAACTCGTCCCAGAGCGGGGTGTCCCGTCTGACAACTATGGAAATTGTCCAAATAATGAACCGTAGCATACAGGGGAAAGCGGTGTTTCCGATGATGATCAAGAAGGACATGACAAGCAGCGGGAAAGCCGCTTGTTGGAAAGACTCCATTGAATCCGGTGTGATAGTGAGGCCAAAGTCGTTGAATGCAGACCC from Aspergillus chevalieri M1 DNA, chromosome 1, nearly complete sequence includes the following:
- the TRK1_1 gene encoding potassium ion transporter (COG:P;~EggNog:ENOG410PFCK;~InterPro:IPR003445,IPR015958,IPR004773;~PFAM:PF02386;~TransMembrane:7 (o39-64i185-209o255-281i317-339o381-401i445-465o471-493i);~go_component: GO:0005887 - integral component of plasma membrane [Evidence IEA];~go_component: GO:0016021 - integral component of membrane [Evidence IEA];~go_function: GO:0008324 - cation transmembrane transporter activity [Evidence IEA];~go_function: GO:0015079 - potassium ion transmembrane transporter activity [Evidence IEA];~go_process: GO:0006812 - cation transport [Evidence IEA];~go_process: GO:0030007 - cellular potassium ion homeostasis [Evidence IEA];~go_process: GO:0055085 - transmembrane transport [Evidence IEA];~go_process: GO:0071805 - potassium ion transmembrane transport [Evidence IEA]) — its product is MYPAKNVSYIDALFFGCAAATQSGLNTVDVNDMRTYQQVVIYCVPMMTSPIFIHTAVVFVRIYWFEKRFQHLVQSARVIRRTGSISGRSSLDVEQQSSKRRISGSNGSSPVIDAYNDIAAGTSRRSSGDNSSNTQPEGTSDVENRDETPYLSWNATPGRNSTFIGLTEAQRDELGGIEYRSLKTLAVILITYYLFFHVFGIICLVPWIMRSTKYGPVIQQAGQGRPWWGVFTAGSAFNDFGLTITPDSMESFQQAAFPLLVMSFLIIIGNTAFPCMLRFIIWTISIVVRRDTPLWDELRFLLDHPRRCFTLLFPQKATWWLFATVIALNVVNMVVLLVLNLDNPDIKAMSPGTRFVDSLFQACSTRTAGFSITDLSNIHPGTLVCYLVLMYISVFPIAISVRRTNVYEERSVGVYSSADDHEQERNTKQPSFVGIHLRRQLGSDLWYIFLGLFVIAIVEGGRLSISKLPSFNIFAVFFEIVSAYGTIGLSLGYSTGNTSFVGHFQTISKLVIIAMQIRGRHRGLPYALDRSVLLPSESIHKSELAQAEENITLNQCVGGDQGAHRFLGAAGERPQLPQGAVGEGVRGEHRLGIGTAMSTLAGAS
- a CDS encoding glutathione-independent formaldehyde dehydrogenase (COG:Q;~EggNog:ENOG410PJRF;~InterPro:IPR013154,IPR002328,IPR036291,IPR011032, IPR020843;~PFAM:PF08240;~go_function: GO:0008270 - zinc ion binding [Evidence IEA];~go_function: GO:0016491 - oxidoreductase activity [Evidence IEA];~go_process: GO:0055114 - oxidation-reduction process [Evidence IEA]); translated protein: MALTNATAINATMRAVVWQGNPYNVGVVDLPRPTIINQTDAIVQISRAAICGSDLHIYRGTNEGMPAPFGLGHEGVGYVSEVGAGVSSLSVGDPVIVPFTVDEGHLHTGLTTQMYGGYGNGGDLGGTQAEYLRVPFADNGLIPIPSLEYINTTTNESVSLINDYVMLSDIFATGWASLDYSGFQAGDTVAVFGAGPVGLMAAYSAILRGASNVYSVDYVPERLQLAESIGAIPINFRDAEPVQQILALEPNGVARSVDAVGYEQVNRNLTVQSDVIIRNMLAVTSTGGGLGTVGVYNRESNSTATAPRASTVNTHVDFSLADFFFGEFTWGAGPSNPIDLAPELVRLVASGKARPGFIVSDVINIEDAPDAYARFERHDATKVVIAFD